TCAGCCCGCCCCGCGCTCAAGCAGCGAGGCTCCGCGAGCCGAGGGATAGCGCCCCACTTCACAAGATGCGCTCAAGCAGCGCGCGACCGCGTCGCGCGCGGTAGCGCCCTTACATCGGTGCGCGGTAGCGCCCCTAACCTACTGACAGGCCAGGCACTCGTCGTAGTCGGTGGGGGCGGCGCTGAACAGGTCGGGCTGGTTGGGATCTGGCTCGACCTCGGCCTTGTCCTCGGCCCCGGCGAAGGCGGCGCGTTGCACCGACTTGGACCGCAGGTAGTAGAGCGACTTCACGCCCCGCTCCCACGCCGACCAGTGCAGCATGTGCAGGTCCCATTTGTTCACGTCGCCGGGGATGAACAGGTTGATCGACTGGGCCTGGCAGATCTCTGGCGACCGGTCGGCCGACAGTTCGACGACCCAGCGCTGGTCCAGTTCGAAGGCGGTCTTGAAGATCCCCTTCTCGTCGTCGTTCAGCATGGTCAGGTGCTGGACCGAGCCCTCGTGCTCGAGGATCGAGGACCACACCGCGTCGGTGTTGGCGCCGTAGCCGTCCAGCAGCTTCTCCAGGTACGGGTTCTTGACCGCGAACGAGCCCGACAGGGTCTTGTGGGTATAGATGTTGGCCGGGATCGGCTCGATGCCCGCCGACGTGCCGCCGCAGATGATGCTGATCGAGGCGGTCGGGGCGATGGCCAGCTTGTGGCTGAACCGCTCCATGACGCCGCGCTCGGCCGCGTCCTCGCAGGGGCCCTTCTCCTCGGCCAGCTTGACGCTGGCCTTGTCGGCCTCGCGGCGCAGGTGCTTGAACAGCCGCATGTTCCACGACTTGGCCATGGCGGACTCGAAGGCCACGCCCTGCGACTGCAGGAAGGAGTGGAAGCCCATCAGGCCCAGACCCACCGAGCGCTCGCGCTTGGCCGAATAGACGGCGGCGGCCATTTCCGGCGGCGCGCGGGTGATGAAGTCCTCCAGCACGTTGTCCAGGAACCGCATCACGTCCTCGACGAAGCGGGGCTCCTCGCGCCACTCCAGGAACATCTCGGCGTTGACCGACGACAGGCAGCAGACGGCGGTCCGGTCGATGCCCAGGTGGTCGGGACCGGTGTGCAGCATGATCTCGCTGCACAGGTTCGACTGCTTGACCTTCAGCCCCAGCTCGCGCTGGTGGCGCGGCATCTGGCGGTTCACCGTGTCCGAGAAGATCAGATAGGGCTCGCCGGTCTGCAGGCGGATCTCGAGGATCTTCTGCCACAGCGAGCGGGCGTCGACCCGGCGGATCACGGCCTGGTCCTTGGGCGACAGCAGGGCGAAGTCCGAGCCGGCCTTCACCGCCTCCATGAACTCGTCGGTGATGTTGATGCCGTGGTGCAGGTTCAGGGACTTCCTGTTGAAGTCACCCGAGGGTTTGCGGATCTCGAGGAACTCCTCGATCTCGGGGTGGTGCACGTCCAGATAGACCGCCGCCGAGCCCCGGCGCAGGCTGCCCTGGCTGATGGCCAGCGTCAGCGAATCCATCACGCGGATGAAGGGGATGATGCCCGAGGTCTGGCCCGCGCCCTTGACCTTTTCGCCGATCGACCGGACGCCGCCCCAGTAGGTGCCGATGCCGCCGCCGTTCGAGGCCAGCGAGACGTTCTCGTTCCAGACGCGCTGGATGCCGTCCAGGCTGTCCTGCACCGAGTTCAGGAAGCAGGAGATCGGCAGGCCGCGGTTCGCGCCGCCGTTCGACAGCACCGGCGTCGAGGGCATGAACCAAAGCTTGGACATATAGTCATAGACGCGCTGGGCGTGGTCGGCGTCGTCAGCATAGGCGGTCGACACGCGGGCGAACATGTCCTGATAGCTCTCGCCGGCCAGCAGATAGCGGTCCTCCAGCGTCTTCTTGCCGAAGTCGGTCAGCAGGTCGTCGCGGGTCCGGTCCAGTTCGAGGCTGCGCACGACCGTCAGATGGGGACGCTCGGACGTCGGCGCCGCCGGTGCCGCACCGGGAACTGCCGCAAAATCAACCGTCTTCAACGCTTCGCCGCCAGCCATAATCGTCATCGCCCTGAACTAAAATCGAAGAGAAGCCGCCTGGCCCCGACCACTGCATCTAGTGGCCGAAGCGCGCCCCGAACCAACATATGGGGCGCAGATGCCTAACGACCCGTCAACGGGCTTGACGCCGCAATTCGTTCCGAATCACTTCGGCACAGGGGATGACCCTGTGCAAAAGGGCGCGACAGGCTCGCGACGCGCGGGGCGACCCGTATTCACGACTCCGTGATCGGGAACGCGACAGCAGCTTGGCCGTTAGCCGCCGATGCCATCCTCCGCCCCCGTCCGTTTTTTTCGCCGCGCCCTTCGTCTGGCCCGTACCGAATTCGTCGCCCTGTCCGCCCTTCTGATCGTCGGACTGGGGGTCTCGATCTTCGCCGAACTCGCCGATGACATGCGCGAGGCCGACGGCCAGGCCTTCGACCAGGGCGTGCTGTCGATCCTGCGGCCCAACGCCGATCCGTCCGACGCCTGGGGCCCCTGGTGGCTGTCCACGGCCGCCAATGACCTGACGGCGCTGGGCGGGATCTCGGTCCTGGCCCTGTTCGCCACGATCGCGGTGATCTTTCTGATCATCCAGAAGAAGCGGCTGTCGGCCCTGTTGCTGGTCTTCGGCCTTCTGGGCGGCGTGACCCTGTCCGAGGGGCTGAAGGCCATGTTCGAACGCGCCCGCCCGCCGGAGCAGTTCCAGGCGGTCGAAACGATCAACGCCAGCTTCCCGTCCGGCCACGCCCTGCTGTCCACGGTCTTCTATCTCAGCCTGGCCGTCATGCTGTCGCGCGCCTTCCCGCGACGTAGCCTGAAGGCCTATGTCATCGGCACGGGCGTGCTGATCGCGGTCCTCGTCGGGCTGACGCGCATCTATCTGGGCGCGCACTGGGCCACGGACGTCTTCGCGGGCTGGAGCGTGGGGGCCGCCTGGGCCATGGCCCTGTGGCTGGTCAGCTATGCGGTCGAGCGTCGCCAGGCGGTCCATCACGCCACCCTGGTTGACGAACCGACGGTCGCCGAAGCGTGAAATTTCACTAGGCCCCGGACCGGCGTCGGCGTTAACTACGGGTCGACGGTCGAAGCCCCCGTTTCGACCCGTATTGCGGGAGGACCGACATGATCGGCCTGATGCTCGCCCTCGTCGTCGCCCCTCCTGCCCCCGCCCCCCAGGCGGTCCAGGCCACGCTGCAGTCGTGCGCCATGGAGCAGGACCGCTGGGTCTGCCGCTATCAGGTGCCCAATATCGAGATCATTCCCTTCACCGGCGATGCTTCGGAACTGGAGCTGACCCCGCGCACCGGGCCCGCGCCGTCCCCGGTCCCGGGCGACACCCCGGCCGGCACCACCCCCACGGAGGTCGCCGCCGCCGGTTCGGAGGCCGGCATCCTGACCGAGCGCGAGGCCGGACTGGTGGCGCGCTGTGCCGACGCCGGCTGGATGTCGCTCTGCCTGCCCGACGACCGTCGCGCCGCGCGTTCGCTGCGAGATCGCCAGGTTGCCTACCAGACGGTCCAGCGGTCGGTGACGGGTCTGCTGGCCGAGGACCGCTGCGAGGAGGCGATCCGGGCGGCGCTGGACGGCGGCTATCTGGGCCTGGCGCGCGAAGCCCGCGCCTTCTGCGCCGCCTCGGTGGCCGAGCCGGTCAACGTCCAGGCCGTGGTCCCGCCGGCGAGCTGACGGCACCTCTCCAGACAACGGAAGACCCGGCCGCTCTGCAGCGTCCGGGTCTCTGGTCGTTGATCGACCGACGGGGCCTGCGGGGCCGTCTGAACCCGCAGGCGCTCGCCAGCGCCTAGTGGCCGCCCGGCGTGACGGGCGTGCAGACGGTGCCGTCCGTGCAGTCCGAGAAATGGACCTGCGGCGGCTCGACCAGGATCTGCGACGGGTTCACGTGGACTTCCGGACGCTGGACGTAGATCTGGGCCGGGGCCACGCGGATCGGCGGGGCTTCGACATAGACGGGGGGACCGGAGATATAGACCACAGGACCGGCGACCTCGATCGGGCGGCCGTACACCCGGGCCCCCGGCGACCTCACATGGATGTCCGGACCGGCCGGAATGTAGATCGGCGGGCCATAGCCGCCGCCCGGCGCGCCGTGCGGCCAGGGCGAACCCGGGGTCCAGGGGCCGTAGAAGGTGGCCTCCCGCGTGCACGGGCACAGTTCACCGTCGTAATGCGGATGCGGTGCGCATCCGTCGGGCGCTTCGACCATGCCGCCCAGCAGCATGGAGGCGACCAACATCGATACTGGTTCCATGAATTCTCCCCCTAACCCTCTGATAGACCACGTATTCCCCTGAGAAGCGAAATGGCTTCAAAGGCGTTTTCGAGGCCCGACCAGCGTTATCTTAACCATATTGGGCTGTCTACCGCCGTCGTTCAGCTTGCACCCGCCGGGGGCCCGGCCTAAACGCGCCGCCTCATTGGCCCGTCTGTTTTCACAGACCCCGCCCTGCATCGAGCCCGCCCTGGACGCCTTCCTGATATCGGTCGGCCTCGTCTCCATCGCGGAGATCGGGGACAAGACCATGCTGCTGGCCATCGCCCTGGCCGCCGCCTGGCGCCGGCCCCTGCCGATCGTCCTCGGCATCTTCGCCGCGACCCTCGCCAACCACGCCTTCGCCGCCTTGGCCGGCACCCTGGCGGCCCAGTATCTGGACGGTCCGTGGATGCGATGGATCGTCGGCGTCGCCTTCCTGGGGTTCGCGCTCTGGGCCCTGATCCCCGACACGCTCGAGGTCCGGGACGAGGCCCAGGTCGACAAGACATTCATGGGCATCTTCTGGACCACCCTGGCGGCCTTCTTCCTGGTCGAGATGGGCGACAAGACCCAGATCGCTACGGCGGGCCTCGCCATCCGGTTCGAGAACCTGCCCCTGGTGGTCGCCGGATCGACCGTGGGCATGATGCTGGTCAACGGTCCCGCCGTCTGGCTGGGCGAGGCGACCGCCAAACGCCTGCCGCTGAAATACATCCGCATGGCGGCCGCGGCCGCGTTCGCGGCCACCGGTCTCTGGGTGCTCGTCGCCGGCTAGGTCGTTCGTCACTGGCGTTGATGTCCGCCAGAGGATGCGCCATGGGTTCAAATCGGGCGACGATCGCTCCCGTGCGGCCCCTCACGGCGAACGGCGTGCGTCGTCTGCGATTGTGTCGCACTCGCCCGGCGTCCCCGAGGGGTCCCGATACGCGTTCGATGCGCTATAGCGGACGAAACGCCGCACCCTTTCACTGCTTCCGGACCCCCGATGCTCGACTCGATTACGCCGCTTCTGTCTGACCCCGCCGCCTGGGCTGCGCTCGTCACCCTCGTGGTCATGGAGGTGGTGCTGGGGATCGACAATCTGATCTTCATCTCGATCCTGTCGAACAAGCTGCCGCCCGAGCAACGCCAGAAGGTCCGGCGCATCGGCATCGGCCTGGCCCTCGTCATGCGACTGGCGCTCCTGTCCATCATCGCCTGGCTGGTCGGCCTGGTGCAGCCCGTCTTCTCCGTCATGGGCAACGAGTTCTCGTGGAAGGACCTGATCCTGATCGCGGGCGGCCTGTTCCTGATCTGGAAGGCGACCAAGGAAATCCACCACACGGTGGACCCCACGCCCTCGCACGACGTCCTCGACAAGAAGGACGTCATGATCTCCAACGCCGGATCGGCGATCGTCCAGATCATCATCCTGGACCTGGTCTTCTCGATCGACTCCATCCTGACGGCCGTCGGCATGACCGAGCACCTGCCGATCATGGTCGTGGCCGTCCTGGCCGCCGTCACCGTCATGCTGCTGGCCGCCGACCCCCTGGCCAACTTCATCGCCAAAAACCCCACCGTGGTCATGCTGGCCCTGGGCTTCCTGCTGATGATCGGCCTGGTGCTGATCGCCGACGGCTTCGGCTTCCACGTGCCCAAGGGCTATATCTACGCGGCCATGGCCTTCTCGGCCGGCGTGGAGGCGCTGAACATGATGGGTCGAGCGGCCACATCCAAAAAGGACCAGGCGCTTCTGGCGCGGGGCGTGGCCGACCGTGCCGAGGCCGACGCCCAGGCCGCCGAGGCCCGCGCCGCCGCCGATCCGAACGGCTGATCTCCATGCGCGCGCCCTCCCGGAGACCCGTCCTGATCCCGGCCCTGATCGGGCTGGTCGTCCTGGCGGGCGCGCCCCTCGCCTGGTCGCAGAGTGCTCCGGCGCCTGCGCCCGCGCCCACGGTCCAGGCGGCCCCCCAGCCGCCGGCACCCCCGATCTATGACTACGAGATCGTCAACACCTATCCGCACGACCCGGCCGCCTTCACCCAGGGGCTGATCTACCGCGACGGCGTCCTGATCGAGAGCACCGGCCGTCACCCGTCCAGCGTCCGCCGCGTGCGGCTCGAGGACGGGGTCGTGCTGGAGAAGAAGGAGCTGCCGGTCGAGCATTTCGGCGAGGGCCTGACCGACTGGGGCGACCGGGTCCTGACCCTGACCTGGCAGGGCGGGCAGGGCTTCATCTGGGACGCCGACGATCTCGATCCGGCGGGCACCTGGACCTATGAGGGCGAGGGTTGGGGCCTGACCCGCGACGCCACCCGCATCATCCTGTCGGACGGCTCCCCGTCCTTGCGCTTCTTCGACCCCGAGACCCTGACCCAGACCGGCGTGGTACCGGTCACCTACCGCGGCCGCCCGGTGCCCAAGCTGAACGAGCTGGAGTTCATCGACGGCGAGGTTTTCGCCAACGTCTGGCAGACCAACTTCATCCTGCGCATTGATCCGGCCACCGGCGTGGTCAAGGGCATCATCGACCTGACCGGCCTGCTGCCCGATCCGGTCGCCAATCCCAACGACGACGTCCTGAACGGCATCGCCTGGGATCCCGCCGGCCGCCGCCTGTTCGTCACCGGCAAGAACTGGCCCCGGCTGTTCGAGATCCGGCTGGTCCCCAGGCCCCCGGCCGCCGGCTAGGCCGCCTTCTTCTTCGCCGCCGGCTTCTTCGGGGCCGCCTTCTTGGCCGGAGCCTTCTTGGCGGCCGGCGAGGCCGAGCCCTTCAGGCTGTTCCGCAGCGCGGCCATCAGATCGATCACGTTGGTGTCGTCCGGCTCCTCGACCGCCACCATGCCCTTGCCGCCCTTGGTCTTGGTCTTGATCATCGCCTTCAGCGCGTCGTCGTAGCGGTCGACGAAGTCCGAGGAATCGAAGTCCGCCTCCTTCTGGGCGATGATCCGCGCGGCGATCTCGACCATGTCGGCGTCGGCCTTCACCGTCGGAATGGCGTCGAAATAGTCCGCCGCGTCGCGCACCTCGTCGTAGGCCCGCAAGGTGTAGGCGACCAGCCCCTTGCCCCGCACCTCCAGCGCCAGCTGCCGTTCCTTGCCGCGCAGCACCAGACACCCCAGCGCCACCTTGCCCTGTTTCGCCATCGCGTCGCGGATCACGGCGAACGCCTCCACCCCGGTCCCCTTCTCGGGCACCACGAAGAAGGGGGCGTCCCAGAACAGCCGATCGATCTCGGTCTCGTCGACGAACTTGTCGATCGAGATGGTCTTTGTGCTCTCCAGCCGCACCTTGTCGAAGTCGGCGTCGTCGAACAGGACGTATTCGTCCTTGGACACCTCATAGCCCTTGACCAGCTCCGAGCGCTCCACCGGCCCGGTGTCCGGATCGGTCGCCACCATGCGGATGCGGTTGTTGGTCTTGGGGTTGATCATATGGAAGCGCACGTTGTCGGCGCTCGAGGTCGCCGTATACAGCGCCACCGGACAGCTGACCAATGACAGCTTCAGATGGCCTTGCCAGGTGGGGCGGCTGGGCATGGGACTTCCTCCAGAGAGACGGAGTCAAACACCCATGGCCAAGGTTGGTTCAAAGGCCAAGGAAAAGGGCGGGCCCATTGCTGGACCCGCCCTCTCTGTCGTCAGTGCGATACAGGCGTGGACTAGAAGTCCATGTCGCCCATGCCGCCCATGCCGCCGCCCATGCCGCCGCCGGCACCGCCGGAGGAGCCCTTCTTGGGAGCGTCGGCCACGGCCGCTTCGGTCGTGATCAGAATGGAGGCCACCGAGGCGGCGTCGGTCAGGGCGGTGCGAACCACCTTGGCCGGGTCGATCACGCCCATGGCGACCAGGTCGCCGTACTCTTCGGTCTGGGCGTTGAAGCCGTAGGTGGCCGAGGTGTTCTCGAGCACCTTGCCGACCACGATCGAGCCTTCGACGCCGGCGTTTTCCACGATCTGACGGATCGGGGCCTGGATGGCGCGACGGATGATGGCGATGCCGGCGGTCTGGTCGGCGTTGTCACCGGTCAGGCCGTCCAGAGCCTTGGTCGCCTTCAGCAGGGCG
This DNA window, taken from Brevundimonas subvibrioides ATCC 15264, encodes the following:
- a CDS encoding ribonucleoside-diphosphate reductase subunit alpha, with product MTIMAGGEALKTVDFAAVPGAAPAAPTSERPHLTVVRSLELDRTRDDLLTDFGKKTLEDRYLLAGESYQDMFARVSTAYADDADHAQRVYDYMSKLWFMPSTPVLSNGGANRGLPISCFLNSVQDSLDGIQRVWNENVSLASNGGGIGTYWGGVRSIGEKVKGAGQTSGIIPFIRVMDSLTLAISQGSLRRGSAAVYLDVHHPEIEEFLEIRKPSGDFNRKSLNLHHGINITDEFMEAVKAGSDFALLSPKDQAVIRRVDARSLWQKILEIRLQTGEPYLIFSDTVNRQMPRHQRELGLKVKQSNLCSEIMLHTGPDHLGIDRTAVCCLSSVNAEMFLEWREEPRFVEDVMRFLDNVLEDFITRAPPEMAAAVYSAKRERSVGLGLMGFHSFLQSQGVAFESAMAKSWNMRLFKHLRREADKASVKLAEEKGPCEDAAERGVMERFSHKLAIAPTASISIICGGTSAGIEPIPANIYTHKTLSGSFAVKNPYLEKLLDGYGANTDAVWSSILEHEGSVQHLTMLNDDEKGIFKTAFELDQRWVVELSADRSPEICQAQSINLFIPGDVNKWDLHMLHWSAWERGVKSLYYLRSKSVQRAAFAGAEDKAEVEPDPNQPDLFSAAPTDYDECLACQ
- a CDS encoding phosphatase PAP2 family protein is translated as MPSSAPVRFFRRALRLARTEFVALSALLIVGLGVSIFAELADDMREADGQAFDQGVLSILRPNADPSDAWGPWWLSTAANDLTALGGISVLALFATIAVIFLIIQKKRLSALLLVFGLLGGVTLSEGLKAMFERARPPEQFQAVETINASFPSGHALLSTVFYLSLAVMLSRAFPRRSLKAYVIGTGVLIAVLVGLTRIYLGAHWATDVFAGWSVGAAWAMALWLVSYAVERRQAVHHATLVDEPTVAEA
- a CDS encoding TMEM165/GDT1 family protein, which gives rise to MARLFSQTPPCIEPALDAFLISVGLVSIAEIGDKTMLLAIALAAAWRRPLPIVLGIFAATLANHAFAALAGTLAAQYLDGPWMRWIVGVAFLGFALWALIPDTLEVRDEAQVDKTFMGIFWTTLAAFFLVEMGDKTQIATAGLAIRFENLPLVVAGSTVGMMLVNGPAVWLGEATAKRLPLKYIRMAAAAAFAATGLWVLVAG
- a CDS encoding TerC family protein, whose amino-acid sequence is MLDSITPLLSDPAAWAALVTLVVMEVVLGIDNLIFISILSNKLPPEQRQKVRRIGIGLALVMRLALLSIIAWLVGLVQPVFSVMGNEFSWKDLILIAGGLFLIWKATKEIHHTVDPTPSHDVLDKKDVMISNAGSAIVQIIILDLVFSIDSILTAVGMTEHLPIMVVAVLAAVTVMLLAADPLANFIAKNPTVVMLALGFLLMIGLVLIADGFGFHVPKGYIYAAMAFSAGVEALNMMGRAATSKKDQALLARGVADRAEADAQAAEARAAADPNG
- a CDS encoding glutaminyl-peptide cyclotransferase, yielding MRAPSRRPVLIPALIGLVVLAGAPLAWSQSAPAPAPAPTVQAAPQPPAPPIYDYEIVNTYPHDPAAFTQGLIYRDGVLIESTGRHPSSVRRVRLEDGVVLEKKELPVEHFGEGLTDWGDRVLTLTWQGGQGFIWDADDLDPAGTWTYEGEGWGLTRDATRIILSDGSPSLRFFDPETLTQTGVVPVTYRGRPVPKLNELEFIDGEVFANVWQTNFILRIDPATGVVKGIIDLTGLLPDPVANPNDDVLNGIAWDPAGRRLFVTGKNWPRLFEIRLVPRPPAAG
- a CDS encoding Ku protein, with amino-acid sequence MPSRPTWQGHLKLSLVSCPVALYTATSSADNVRFHMINPKTNNRIRMVATDPDTGPVERSELVKGYEVSKDEYVLFDDADFDKVRLESTKTISIDKFVDETEIDRLFWDAPFFVVPEKGTGVEAFAVIRDAMAKQGKVALGCLVLRGKERQLALEVRGKGLVAYTLRAYDEVRDAADYFDAIPTVKADADMVEIAARIIAQKEADFDSSDFVDRYDDALKAMIKTKTKGGKGMVAVEEPDDTNVIDLMAALRNSLKGSASPAAKKAPAKKAAPKKPAAKKKAA